A single genomic interval of Flavobacterium sp. N2820 harbors:
- a CDS encoding DUF721 domain-containing protein — protein sequence MAKRFNEESPISDVLKQFISQNKLEAGMDVVNVRDAWKNLMGNGVNNYTTEIQLKGSTLYVALSSAVLREELSYGKDKIIKMINEELRKDLVTSLVLR from the coding sequence ATGGCAAAGCGATTCAATGAAGAAAGCCCTATTAGTGACGTGTTGAAACAATTTATTTCTCAAAATAAGTTGGAAGCTGGAATGGATGTGGTTAATGTTCGTGATGCTTGGAAAAATTTGATGGGAAATGGGGTCAACAATTATACAACAGAAATTCAGCTCAAAGGTTCAACATTGTATGTAGCTTTGTCTTCAGCTGTTTTGAGAGAAGAACTAAGTTATGGAAAAGACAAAATCATCAAAATGATTAACGAAGAACTTCGAAAAGACTTGGTAACGAGTTTAGTGTTACGATAA
- a CDS encoding lipocalin family protein, translating into MKKIILFFVFGLILSCKQSISESDLQHLNGYWEIEKVELPDGDKKEYKVNETIDFFKLESKKGFRKKVMPQLDGTYLTNNIQEEFVITVTNGNAVIGYKTNYASWKEEIIELSNDKLVVKNQQDLEYHYKRPVKFSIK; encoded by the coding sequence ATGAAAAAAATAATATTATTTTTTGTTTTTGGACTCATCTTATCTTGTAAACAATCTATTTCTGAATCTGATTTGCAACACCTAAATGGGTATTGGGAAATTGAAAAAGTTGAACTTCCTGATGGAGATAAGAAAGAATATAAAGTAAATGAAACTATCGATTTTTTTAAACTCGAATCAAAAAAGGGTTTTAGAAAAAAAGTAATGCCTCAATTAGATGGTACTTATTTAACCAATAATATTCAGGAAGAATTTGTGATAACAGTTACTAACGGAAACGCAGTAATTGGTTATAAAACTAATTATGCGAGTTGGAAAGAAGAAATAATTGAATTATCTAACGATAAATTAGTAGTTAAAAATCAGCAAGATTTAGAGTATCATTATAAGCGCCCTGTTAAATTTTCAATAAAGTAA
- a CDS encoding serine hydrolase domain-containing protein, translating to MKKIVPFFVALLVISCGSDDSSTTTTPEEQMYFPPIGSTTWETKTVQSLGWNQSQVQPLLDYLELKHTKSFIVLHNGKIVLENYFNGHSANEPWYWASAGKTLTTAVTGIAEEEGYLNINNKVSDYLGTGWTSIPLAKENLITNKHLLTMTSGLNDALGDDVTPANLQYVADAGTRWAYHNVYVKLQDVVAASTGQSWSNYFNTKLRDRIGMTGGSWIQNGGLSVYWSTPRNMARFGLLALNNGKWENNQIVPQNYFQNATTTSQNLNLAYGYMWWLNGKTSFRLPQSQLQFNGTLIPSAPSDMYCALGKNDQKIYVVPSRKLVIIRMGDVADGVNFALSDFDETLWEKISAVIN from the coding sequence ATGAAAAAAATTGTCCCTTTTTTTGTCGCTTTACTAGTAATCAGTTGTGGCTCTGATGATTCATCAACAACTACAACTCCTGAAGAACAGATGTATTTTCCACCTATTGGCTCAACTACTTGGGAAACAAAAACTGTACAAAGTTTGGGCTGGAATCAATCACAAGTACAACCCTTACTAGATTATTTAGAATTAAAACATACTAAAAGTTTTATTGTACTACATAATGGTAAAATTGTATTGGAAAATTATTTTAATGGTCATAGTGCAAATGAACCATGGTATTGGGCAAGTGCTGGTAAAACATTAACCACAGCAGTTACAGGAATTGCTGAAGAAGAAGGATACTTAAACATCAACAACAAGGTTTCAGATTATTTAGGAACAGGATGGACAAGCATTCCCTTAGCAAAGGAAAATTTAATTACTAATAAGCATCTTTTAACCATGACATCAGGCTTAAATGATGCGTTAGGAGACGATGTTACTCCTGCAAATTTACAATATGTTGCAGATGCTGGAACGCGCTGGGCTTATCATAATGTATATGTAAAATTGCAAGATGTTGTAGCTGCCTCTACTGGACAAAGTTGGTCAAATTATTTTAATACTAAATTAAGAGATCGAATAGGGATGACTGGCGGTAGTTGGATTCAGAATGGAGGTTTGAGTGTTTATTGGAGCACCCCTAGAAATATGGCACGATTTGGTTTATTAGCATTAAATAATGGGAAATGGGAAAACAATCAAATTGTCCCTCAAAATTATTTCCAAAACGCAACTACCACTTCACAAAATTTAAATTTAGCATATGGCTACATGTGGTGGTTAAATGGAAAAACTAGTTTTAGATTACCACAAAGTCAATTGCAATTTAATGGAACATTAATTCCAAGCGCTCCAAGTGATATGTATTGTGCTTTAGGAAAAAATGATCAAAAAATATATGTCGTTCCTAGTAGAAAACTTGTTATAATTAGAATGGGAGATGTAGCAGATGGTGTAAATTTTGCATTATCTGATTTTGATGAAACATTATGGGAAAAAATAAGTGCTGTTATTAACTAA